A region of the Rhizobium binae genome:
GGAAAAATGCACGTCGTCCTGCGTCACCGACAGGCCGCCGCCGGAGGCGACGCGGATCTGCTCGTGCACCAGATCGATGCCGGTGATTGCTTCGGTGATCGGATGTTCCACCTGCAGGCGGGTGTTCATTTCGATGAAATAGAACTCGCCGTTCTCATAGAGGAATTCGATCGTGCCGGCGCCGCGATATTTCAGCTTCTTCATGGCGTCGGCGCAGATCTGGCCGATCTTCATGCGCTGCTCGACATTGAGCGCCGGCGAATTCGCCTCTTCCCAGACCTTCTGGTGGCGGCGCTGCAACGAGCAGTCGCGTTCGCCGAGATGGATGGCATTGCCTTCGCCGTCGCCGAATACCTGGATTTCGATGTGGCGCGGCTTGCCGAGATACTTTTCCATGTAAACGGCATCGTTGCCGAAAGCGGCTGCCGCTTCGGTGCGCGCCGTCGACCAGGCCTCGATCAGGTCGGCCTCGCTCCTGGCGACCTTCATGCCGCGCCCGCCGCCGCCGGCTGTCGCCTTGATCAGCACGGGATAGCCGATTTCGGCGGCCGTCCGCAGCGCATCCTCTTCGGTCTTCACTTCGCCGTCCGAGCCCGGCACGACGGGAATGCCGAGTTCCAGCGCCGTCGTCTTGGCGGTGATCTTGTCGCCCATGATGCGGATGTGATCCGCCGTCGGCCCGATGAAGGTGATGCCATGGGCTTCGAGAATATCGGCGAACTTGGCGTTCTCGGAGAGAAAGCCGTAGCCCGGATGCACGGCGTCGGCGCCGGTGATCTCGCAGGCGGCGACGATCTGATGGATATTGAGATAGCTCTCGCGCGAGGAGGGCGGGCCGATGCAGACACTTTCGTCGGCAAGGCGCACATGCATGGCATCGGCGTCGGCGGTTGAATGCACCACGACGCAGGCGATGCCGAGCTCCTTGCAGGCCCGGAGCACGCGAAGGGCAATTTCCCCGCGATTGGCGATGAGGATTTTCGAAATCATGGGCATGGGCCTATTCGATGACGACGAGGGCTTGGCCGTATTCGACGGGATGTCCGTCATCGACGAGAATCTCGGTCACCTTGCCCGACTTCGGCGAGGGGATCTGGTTCATCGTCTTCATCGCTTCGATGATGATCAGCGTCTGGCCTTCCTTGACCGTGGCGCCGATTTCGATGAAGGGGCGCGCGCCCGGAGCCGGCGCCATATAGACGGTGCCGACCATCGGAGCATTGACGACATTGGCTGGGTTGCGGGTCGGTGCTGCGGCCGGCGCTGCGCCCGCTGCTGCCGGAGCGGCGGCGCCCGCCGGGGCTGCGAAGGCCGGTGCTGCGATCGGCGCCTGCACGTATTGCGTCGTGCCGTTGCGCGACACGCGGATGCGCAGATCGTCCTGCTCGACCTCGATCTCCGTCAGATCCGTCTCGTTGAGAATGTTGGCGAGATCGCGGATCAGTGCCTGATCGATACCCGATTTCTTTTCAGCCATGGTGTTGCCCTGTCTTCTTCTTATACCGTGATGTTCTTCAGCGCATGCAGCGCCAGGATGTAGCTATGTGGCCCGAAGCCGCAGATCACGCCCTTGCATGCCGGCGCGATCATCGACTTGTGGCGGAATTCTTCCCGTGCATGAACGTTGGATATGTGGAGTTCGACGACGGGAATGGAAATGGCGCGGATCGCGTCGTGCAGCGCGACCGAGGTATGCGTATAGGCGCCTGCATTGATGGCGACCCCGACGGCCTTTTCGTCGGCCTCGTGAAACCAGTCCACAAGCGTACCTTCGTGGTTGCTCTGACGGAAATCGATATCGAAGCCGAGTTCGCGGCCGGCAGCTTTGCAGTCCGCTTCGATGTCCTTCAGCGTCTTGCCGCCATAAATGCCGGGTTCTCTTTTACCCAGCATGTTCAGGTTGGGGCCGTTCAGGACAAAAATCGTTTGCGTCATCGAATGTTCCGTAAATGCACGACGGCAACCTATAGACTCCGCGAAGGCTGAATGAAAGCCCTTACGGATTGGCCGGCAGCGATCGCGCCACATTTGTCCACATGGCTGAAACGCTTCGATTTTGGCGATTTGATGAGATGGCCGCGTTGATCAGCAGGCGGTCTTGCCGCAGCTGCGCATATTCTTGACCTTGGCTTCGAGATCGTCGAGCCCGACGGCGCCCGGCACCAGTTCGTTGCCGATCACGTAGGACGGCGTGCCGCTGATGCCGAGGCTGGAGGCGAGCTGGTAGGTCGCCTGAACGATGCCGTCATTCGGGCTCTTCGCCATCTCGGCGCGGATCTTGTCCTCGCTGACGCCGAGCGAGGCGGCGACGGCGATCGCGCTTTCGTCCGAGGCGCGGCCCTCGCTGCCGAGCAGGGCGACATGGAAATCGGCGTATTTTTCAGGCGCCAGCTTGCGGAAGGCGTCCGCCACCTTGTGGGCGGCGACGGAGTCCGGCCCGAGGATCGGAAATTCCTTGAGCACGAATCGAACGTTCTTGTCCTTTTTCAGCATTGCCTGCATGTCGGGAAGCGCATGGCGGCAGTAGCTGCAATTATAGTCGAAGAACTCGACGACGGTGACGTCACCCTTCGGATTGCCGAGCGCGACGTCGTTCTTCGAATCGAAGATGTCGGTCGTGTTCTCTTCGATCGCCATATTGGCCTTCGCCAGCCGCTGGGCTTCCTGCTTCTTCTGGAGCGCCTCCTGGACGTCGAGCATGATCTCGGGATTCTCGATCAGGTACTGCTTGATGAACTCGCCGAACTCCTTCTTCTGCTGGTCGTCGAGTGCTGCTGCCGGAAACGGAAGGGCAATCGATGCTGCAAGAGCCACCGCGGTGAAGCTTTTCGGGAGAAATGCCATAATATCCTCGTCATCGGCGATGTGGCCGTCTCTCTGCCGAGAAGACCGTCGCCGGGTTAATGGACTTGACTGCGTCGCGTCAAGGTACGGCGCGTTCGGTTCTGCTCAAACAGGAATTTTTCATCCCCGCGTCACGCTCGCGGGATTGTGATGAGCCGATTAATGCGGCAATTGTCGGGCCGTCATTGAAGAAGCCGAGCGAGAAACGATCTTGTTTTCCATATCCAAACGCAGCGAAGTCGAGCCTTTTCACGCCATGGATGTCCTGGCGGAAGCGACGAAGCGGCGCGCCAACGGCCATCCCGTCATCTCGATGGCAGTCGGCCAGCCTTCGCATCCGGCACCCCGGGCGGCGATCGAAGCAGCGCGCGAAGCCCTTGCCGAGGGCCGGATCGGTTACACCGATGCGCTGGGAACGGCGCGGCTGAAATCGGCGCTTGCCTGGCACTACAAGGATCGCCACGGCCTGGAGATCGATCCGGCGCGCATCGCCGTCACCATCGGTTCCTCGGCCGGCTTCAATCTCGCCTTCCTGTCGCTCTTCGATGCCGGTGACGCGGTGGCGATCGCCAGACCGGGTTATCCCGCCTATCGAAATATTCTTGGCGCGCTCGGTCTGAAGGTCGTCGAGGTGCCGGTAACGGCCGAGACCCATTTCACGCTCACCCCCGAGAGCCTCGAGGCGGCGCAAAAAGAAGCCGGTGTCCGACTGAAGGGTGTGCTGCTCGCAAGCCCCGCCAACCCGACCGGCACGGTAACGGGCCGCGAGGGGCTGAAGGCGCTTTCGGATTACTGCGCAGCCCATTCCATCGCCTTCATTTCCGATGAAATCTACCACGGGCTGACCTTCGCCGGCGAGGAGGTGAGCGCACTGGAACTGACCAACGAGGCGATCGTCATCAACTCCTTCTCAAAATATTATTGCATGACCGGCTGGCGGATAGGTTGGATGGTATTGCCGGAACGCCTGGTGCGGCCGATCGAGCGGGTGGCGCAGAGCCTTTATATCTCGCCGCCCGAGCTCTCCCAGATTGCCGCCACGGCCGCGCTAGGCGCCGGCGCCGAGCTCGATCGTTATAGGGCGAGCTATGCTGCCAACCGCGAGTTGCTGATGCAGCGCCTGCCGCAGATCGACCTTTCGATCGCCTCGCCGATGGACGGTGCTTTCTACGCCTATCTCGACGTCACCCGCTTCACCAATGACAGCATGGGCTTTGCCAAACGCATGCTCGCCGAAATCGACGTCGCCGCAACGCCTGGTCTCGATTTCGATCCGCTGGACGGAAATCGAACTTTGCGTCTGTCTTACGCGGGTTCGGAAGCGGAGATCGCCGAGGCGGTGGAGCGAATCGCTGCTTGGCTGAAATAGCCAGCGTCCGCTGTTGCCCTGTCGGTCAGCCTCGAGAGGAAAACAGCGATGCCAGCGTCGAACCCGGCTTGTTGTTCAGCCGCGGCACGACGACGAGCTGCTTGATGTCGCCGCGTTTGTAGGCGGCCAGAAAGCGCTTGTAATCCTTGAAGACGAGGCAGCCGTTGGAATCGCCGTTCTTGCCGAGCATGTAAGTGTGGGCGAGCAGCCCCACGCGGTCGTAGATGGCGTCCGAGCCCTCGACCGGCGTCATCCGCAGCGCTTCGACACCATGAAAGAGGGCCTCGCGCATGGTCAGGACATAGGTGTGCGGCGGCGTCGGTCCGCGCATCTTCTGGCTCACGTAACGAGGGTTGTCGCGCATCTTTCCGAGACCGGAATGAGCCTCCAGCCGTTCGCCATTCGGCAGGTAGACGGTGCTGTTTTCGATATCATAGATCGCGACACCCGCCCGCAGCTTCGGCGAGAAGACCGGCTTGTCGTAGCGCGGCACGGCATCGTCCTCATCGTCCTCGATCGGCGAGTTCGGCTGGGCATAGGCCAGGACAGGCCCAGCAGAGCGCTGCTCACCCTTGGCGGCCGGCGCCGGTTTGCCGACGAGTCCGTCCGGACGCGCCATCGGCAGCGGCACGGCACCTGCATCGGGTGAAAGGACGAGATCGAAGGGTTGATCCTCTGCCGCTGCGACCTCCACCGGTGCGGATTCTGTTTCAGGAACCGAGGCGGTCCTGACAGGAGACGCGATCGGCTCGATCGGGGCGGGCGCAATCTGCCGGGGGCCTGCATCGGCAAGCGCGAGCATCGCCCGGAGTTGGGCCGCGGCGACGGCCTCCTTGGACGGAACGATGATCCGGTCGCCGTCGTTCTCTTCAATCTCTGCCGAGGCGAGTTCGACTGGCGGCGGCGCGATCGCATCATCCTTGCGGAACTTGGCGCTGTCGGAAATCGCGGCGACGACCGGTTGCTCGCCAGCCATGACGAGCCGACTGTTCTTCGTAAGAGCCGCCAATGCCGTTGCGGCGGCGGCAGTCTTTTCGGCGTGAGACTGGATGAGGCTTGCGGTCAGCGGCATCTTCGGCTTCGCGTCGAAGGCGATCAGCCGATCGCCCTTGCCGACATGGATCAATCTCTCAAGGCGAGTTGACGGCGCCACCTTCGGGGTGGCCCCGATCTGTGCCAGGCTACCGGCTGGAGAGAAGGGCGCGGCGACCGAATGCATCGTTGCCAAGGTCGCGATCAGCCATGTTGAGGCTAAAAGCCCGGCGCCGACAACACCGTAAAGAAAATCGCGAGATCTGTGCGAACGCAAAGCAGATCCGCCAAGAGGGGCGACGTTATCCAACGTCCCTACCGCAAACGCCATACTACACTCGTCTTTCAAACTCGCTACGCAGGCCGGCGGCACTGACTGACTAAAACTTCGCCGGGGCCGGTAAGGGCGCAAAGGGGCCAAATTTAGGCCGCCTGCGACTTCCGACTGTTTTGAGAGGATGACGAATTATGGTTTCTAATTTGTTTACGCGATATCGCTGTTTTTTGGGATGTCTCAAAAAGAGATGCCTGCCGGCGTCTCAGGTGCGTTCCATCACATAACTTCCCGGTGCTTCTTCGATCGCGTTCAGCGCATCGCCGCCGGGTTTGCGCGCCGCAACGCGTCTGCCGTCCTGCGTCTCGATCCAGGCCTGCCAATGCGGCCACCACGATCCCGGCGTCTCGGTGGCTCGCTCGAGCCAGGTCTCGTAGTCGCCCTTGGCCGGGCCACCCGTCCAGAACTGGTATTTCTTCTTGTCGGGCGGGTTGACGACGCCGGCGATATGTCCCGAACCGGTGACGACGAATTCTACCTTGCCGCCGAAGAACTGGCTGCCGAGGAAGACCGATTTTGCAGGTGCGATGTGGTCCTCGCGCGTGGCGAGATTATAGATCGGGATCTTCACATCCTTCAGCGATACGCGCTTGCCGTCGAGGATCATTTCGTTCTGCGTCAGCGCATTGCGCAGATAGCAGTTGCGCAGATAGAAGGCATGATTTGCCGCCGCCATGCGGGTCGAATCGGCGTTCCAGAACAACAGGTCGAAGGGCAGGGGCTCCTGGCCCTTGAGGTAGCTGTTGACGAAATAGGGCCAGATCAGCTCGGAAGCGCGCAGCATATTGAAGGCCATCGACATCTTCGAGCCGTCGAGATAACCGGCCGACTTCATATGCTCTTCGAGCGCGGCAAGCTGCTCTTCGTCGACAAAGACCTTCAGGTCGCCGGCATGGGTGAAGTCGACCTGGGTGGTGAAGAGCGTCGCCGTCTTGATGCGCTTGTTCTTCTCCTTGGCGTGCAGCGCCAGCGTCGCCGCCAGCAGCGTGCCACCGACGCAGTAGCCGACGGCATTGACCTCCTTCTCGCCGGTTGCCTTGTCGATTGTCTCGAGCGCGAAATCGATGCCCTCGCGGGCATAGGCCGTCCAGTCCTTCTTGGCGTGGCGCGCATCCGGGTTGACCCAGGAAATGACGAAGACGGTCTGCCCCTGGTCGACGCACCATTTGATAAAGGATTTCTGCGGATTGAGGTCGAGAATATAGAATTTGTTGATCCAGGGCGGGCAGATCAGCAGCGGCCGCTTCAGCACCGTGTCGGTCGACGCCTCGTACTGGATGATCTGGCAGATGTCGTTCTGGGCGATCACCTTGCCCGGCGTCAGCGCCATGTCGCGGCCGACGGCAAATTTCGTCATGTCGGTCTGGCGAAGGCGCAGATCGCCATGTCCGGCGGCGATATCCTCGGCGAGCATCTTCATCCCCCGCACCAGGTTTTCGCCGTTGCTGGCGATCGTCTCGCGATAGAGCTGCGGATTGGTGGGGATGAAGTTGCTCGGCGAAAGCGCTGCGGTGATCTGCTTCACGTAGAAGCCCGCCTTGTGCTTGGTGTGCTCGTCGAGGCCGTCGGTCTCCGACACCAGCTTCTCCACCCAGTCACTGGTGACGAAATAGACCTGGCGGAGAAAATCGAAGAACGGATTCTTCTGCCAGTCCTCGTCGGAGAAGCGCTTGTCCTTGCGGGTATCGGGCTCGGGCGGCAAGGGCTCGCCCTGTCCGCTCATGCTTTGCATGCGCTGCATCGAACGCATCCAGATGCCGAAGAACGAAGACATCAGCTGCGTCTGCGCCTCGAAGGTGCGGCGGGGATCGGAAATCCAATATTCGCTGACCTTGGAAAGCGTCTTGACCATGTCGGCCATCGGATCGATGGCGGTTTCGGTGATCTCGCCGCGTTCGCGCGGCGCAAGCCAGGCCGAAGCGGCTTGCCCGAGATTTTCGAGAGCCCGGGCGAAATTCATCGCCATGGTCTCGGGATCCTTCAACACATAGGGATCGAGATCGGTTGCGTCGAAACCGGCCTTGCCGCCATTTTTCTGGCCGCCACTCTCCTGCTTGCTGTCGGTCACCATTTCCTCCGGCGGCAGCACCCTTTTTATCCGTTCGTTGTACATCGTGACCGAACGAGAAAACAAGTTCCACCCGCATCGGCTCGTGCTATTGCTTTGTGGCTACGACAAATTTAACAGTCGAAGCGGTCAGAACTGGATTTTGAGGCATGACGAAGAACGGCATTCGGCGCATCGCAACCTTCAACCGCACCGCATTGATTTGCGCCGCGGCGGCGATGGCCCTTGCCGGATGCAATCTGACGGCGGAGGAGAAGGCCGCGGCCGCGGCCAAGCGAGCGGCGCCGACCGCCGTCGTCATGCCGGCCACCAAGGGCGAAGCGGTCGAAGGTGGCCTCACCAAGTCGCCGGACGGCTATCCGAATTTCGGCGCGCCGCTAACGGCCGCTAACGTCCAGATGAGCGACGAGCAGGCGGCCGAGCTGCAGCATCAGCTGACCGCCCTTGCCGCCCGGCGCAAGGCCGGCGCGATTTCGGAAGCCGAATATCAGGCCAAGGTCGCCGAAATGCGCCGCCTGGCCGCCGAGCACGGCGAGCAGACGCTCTCCGAAATCTCCAAATAAACCTTGCCTTTCAGGCGATTTGGACGCAAAGCCTTCGGCAAGGATCGGAAGATGCAATTTTCCCGATAATGCGTGCCGACGCGGCCTTTCCGTCAAAGAATTGCCGCGTCACTTGGGTCTGATGAAATACGGCGCTGCGATTCTGAAGTTCGTGTTGCAGCCGCCGGGAGACGGAACGAACTTCGACTGCGGCCCGAAATGCCGCCTTTCCATGGGGAATGAAATGGAAGAGTTTCACAAAGTCCGGCGTTTGCCGCCTTATGTTTTCGAACAGGTCAACCGTTTGAAAGCAAGCGCGCGAGCGGGCGGCGCCGATATCATCGATCTCGGCATGGGAAACCCTGACCTTCCAACCCCCCAGGCGATCGTCGATAAGCTCTGCGAGGTCGTACAGGATCCGCGCACTCACCGTTATTCCTCCTCCAAGGGCATTCCGGGCCTGCGCCGCGCCCAGGCCGCCTATTATGCCCGCCGTTTCGGCGTCAAGCTCAACCCGGATACGCAGGTGGTCGCCACCTTGGGCTCGAAGGAAGGCTTCGCCAACATGGCGCAGGCGATTACCGCCCCCGGTGACGTCATCCTCTGCCCGAACCCGACCTACCCGATCCACGCCTTCGGCTTCCTGATGGCGGGCGGCGTGATCCGCTCGATGTCGGTTGAGCCGGACGAGAGCTTTTTCCCGCCGCTCGAGCGCGCCGTCCGGCATTCGATCCCGAAGCCGCTGGCGCTGATCCTCAACTATCCGTCGAACCCGACCGCTCTCGTGGCGACGCTCGATTTCTACAAGGACGTCATCGCCTTCGCCAAGAAGCACGATATCATCGTGCTCTCCGACCTTGCCTATTCGGAGATCTATTTCGACGGCGCGCCGCCGCCGTCGGTTCTCGAAGTGCCGGGCGCGATGGATGTGACGGTCGAGTTCACCTCGATGTCGAAGACCTTCTCCATGCCCGGCTGGCGCATGGGTTTTGCCGTCGGCAACGAGCGGCTGATCGCCGCTTTGACCCGCGTCAAGTCCTACCTCGACTATGGCGCCTTCACGCCGATCCAGGTGGCGGCGACCCACGCGCTGAACGGCGATGGTTCCGACATTGCGGAAGTCCGCAACGTCTATAAGCGCCGCCGTGACGTCATGGTCGAAAGTTTCGGTAAGGCCGGTTTTGAAGTGCCGCCGCCGGCGGCGACCATGTTCGCCTGGGCGAAGATTCCGGAAAAGTTCCGTCATCTCGGTTCGCTGGAATTCTCCAAGCTCCTGGTCGAGAAGGCCGACGTCGCCGTTGCCCCGGGTATCGGCTTCGGCGAACAGGGCGACGACTACGTCCGTCTGGCGCTTGTCGAGAACGAACACCGCATCCGCCAGGCTGCGCGCAACATCAAGAAGTTCATGTCGACCGCGGACGAGACGATGCATAACGTCATTTCGCTGAACGCACACCGCTAATCTTAACTCTCGGCAGCCGCCTTCCGACGGCTGCCGCCAAACAGACATTTCAGGATCGATCCATGGCAGATGCCCTCAAAATCGGCATTGCGGGCTTGGGCACCGTTGGCGCCTCGCTTGTCCGCATCATTCAGCAGAAGAGCAACGAGCTTGCCGTCACCTGCGGGCGTCCGATCACCATCACGGCGGTCTCCGCGCGCGACAAGACGAGGGACCGTGGCATCGATCTCTCAGGCGTCGCCTGGTTCGACCGGCCGGAAGACCTCGCCGAAAAGGGCGACATCGATGTTTTCGTCGAGCTGATGGGCGGCGCCGAAGGGGCTGCCAACGTCTCGGTTCGCACGGCCCTGCAGCGCGGTCTCCACGTGGTGACAGCCAATAAGGCGCTGCTTGCCTATCACGGCGTCGAGCTCGCGACGATCGCCGAAGATAAGGGCTCGCTGTTGAATTTCGAGGCGGCTGTTGCCGGCGGCATTCCCGTCATCAAGGCGCTGCGCGAATCGCTGACCGGTAACGCGGTCTCGCGCATCTACGGCATCATGAACGGCACCTGCAATTACATCCTTACCAAGATGGAGAAGGAAGGGCTGTCCTTCGCCGAATGCCTCAAGGAAGCGCAGCGGCTGGGTTATGCCGAGGCCGATCCCGCCTTCGATATCGAAGGCAACGACACCGCCCATAAGCTCGCGATCCTGACGACGCTCGCCTTCGGCAATCGCATCGCCGCCGACGACATCTATCTTGAAGGCATCACCAATATCTCGATCGAGGATATCCACGCCGCCGCCGAGCTCGGCTACCGCATCAAGCTCTTGGGCGTTGCCCAGCGCACCGATACCGGCATTGAGCAGCGCGTCCATCCGACGATGGTGCCGGTCGATTCGGTCATTGCCCAGGTCGACGGCGTCACCAATGCGGTAGCGATCGAATCCGATGTGCTCGGCGAACTGCTGATGGTCGGTCCCGGCGCTGGCGGCAATGCCACAGCCTCATCGGTGCTCGGTGACATCGCCGATATCGCCAAGAGCCAGCCGGGCGCCCAGCGCGTGCCGGTGCTCGGGCATCCTGCAAAGGCGCTCGAGCCCTACCGCAAGGCCCAGATGCAGAGCCACGAGGGCGGTTATTTCATCCGCCTGACCGTGCTCGACCGCACCGGGGTCTTTGCAAGCGTCGCAACCCGCATGGCCGAAAACCACATCTCGCTCGAATCGATCGTCCAGCGTTCGAAGCAGCATCTGTCGCCGTCGCACCACCAGACGATCATTCTCGTGACCCATGCGACAATGGAGGAATCGGTGCGCAAGGCCGTCGCCTCGATCAAGTCGGAAGGATATCTCTTCGGCGAGCCGCAGGTCATCCGCATCGAACGGCCGAAAGAAGAAGCTTGATCCTTTCCCGTTCGGGAATACGAGCCGTCCTGCCTTGTTGAACTACCCGCGAAAGTTGGACATCAGACTTCGCGGCAGTTCACGATAGCAGGGCGGCTTTTTCTGTTGATCGTGCAACCCGCCATACGGAAGTCTATATTAACAATTGCGCAAATAGGGATATAAATAAAACCATAGATGGTGAGTCGTCGGCGTGGAGCATTTCATGAGCAAGGACAGCCAAGCCGGGAAGGGGTATGGCTGCCCGAGCGAGATGCCGCCAAACCATCCTGACCTGCCCGCGGAAATTCTCAAGCCGGTCCATCGCGACATTCGGGAGGAGATTCCCGAGGACGTTGACGGCGAAGAAAACACCGAAGGCCGCAACTGGGCGATCCTGCTGACGCTCTTTTCGTTTCTGCTGGTGCAAATCGGCGGAATCGCCATGATCATTTGGGCGATCTTCTGGTAAAAATCCGTGTCTGCACGTCCATCGCTATGTTATCTCCGCTGCTCCTGTAGAAAGAACAGATGACATCAGCGGAGTTTGGCATGTCAGATCTCGTCGATCCGGTACAGCGCGCATTTCTCGGCGTGGAGAAATCCGCACTCGACAATCGCTGGGTCGCAAGACTCGACCAGGCCGGCCAGAATCGGGCGCTCGCCATGTCGCAGCTTCACGGGCTGCCGGATCTGATTGCGCGCGTTCTCGCCGGACGCGGCGTTGCGGTGGACGAGGCGATCGAATTTCTCGATCCGACGATTCGCAGCCTGATGCCCGATCCCCACACGCTGACCGACTGCGAGAAGGCGGCGACCCGCCTCATGAGCGCGATCGAGCGCGGCGAGAACGTGGCGATCTTCGGCGACTACGACGTCGACGGCGCGGCCTCATCGGCGCTGATGTTTCGCTTTCTCAGCCATTTCGGCGTCAAGGCGAACATCTACATTCCCGACCGGATCTTTGAAGGTTACGGCCCCAATCCGGCGGCGATCAACCAGCTGATCGACAACGGTGCCCGGCTGATCGTCACCGTCGATTGCGGCTCCACCAGTCACGAGGCGCTTGCGGCGGCTGTCGCGCGCAATATCGATGTTGTCGTTATCGATCACCACCAGGTGACACACGAGCTGCCGCCCTGTCACGCGCTGGTCAACCCGAACCGCGAAGACGATCTCTCGGGGCAGGGGCATCTCTGCGCGGCTGGCGTCGTCTTCATGGTGCTGGTGGCGACGCTGAGGCTGCTGCGCGCGGCCGGCAACAAGCGCATCCTGGCCCTGGACCTGCTGCAATGGCTGGATATCGTCGCGCTGGCGACCGTCTGCGATGTCGTGCCGCTGAAGGGGCTCAATCGCGCCTATGTGGTCAAGGGGCTGGTCGCTGCCCGCCACCAGAGCAATGCCGGGCTTGCCGCACTCTTCCGCAAGGCCGGGCTCGCCGGCCCGGTGACACCCTATCATTTCGGCTTCCTGATCGGCCCGCGCATCAATGCCGGCGGACGAATCGGCGATGCCGCACTCGGAAGCCGCCTGTTGACCCTCGACGATGCCGGCGAGGCTGAAATCATCGCTCAGCGTCTCGACGAACTCAATCGCGAGCGCCAGGCGATGGAGGCCATGATGCTGCAGGAGGCGGAAGCCGAGGCGCTGGCCGAATATGGCGACGGCGAGGGCGCCTCCGTCATCGTCACCGCCCACGAGAAATGGCATCCCGGCATCGTCGGGCTGATCGCGGCGCGGCTGAAGGAAAAGTTCAAACGGCCGGCCTTCGCGATCGCCTTCGATCCCTCCGGCCGCGGCACCGGCTCGGGCCGCTCCATCAACGGCTTCGACATGGGCAGAATGGTGCGGGCGGCGGTCGACGAGGGGCTGCTCGTCAAGGGCGGCGGCCACGCCATGGCCGCCGGGCTGACCGTCGAGCGCGCCGATCTCGGCAGGCTCAGAACCTTCTTCACCGAAAAGGCGGCAAGGACGGTGGCGAACCTCGTCGCCAACGAGACGCTGAAGATCGACGGGGCGATCGGCGCCAGCGGCGCCACGCTCGAACTCATCGACCGTCTGGAAGCGGCCGGCCCCTACGGTTCCGGCCACGCCCAGCCGCTCTTTGCCGTGCCGGCGCACCGCGTGCGCGACGCCCGCCTGGTCGGCGAGAAACATGTGAAGGTGACGCTGGAGGCAATGGACGGGTCGCGGCTCGATGGAATCGCATTCCGCGCCGCCGATACGACGCTCGGCAACCTTCTCGTCAATTCACGCGGCGCCAGCCTGCATGTGGCGGGTACGCTCGGCGCCGATCATTACCAGGGCGCCCGCCGCATTCAGATGCGCGTCTGCGATGCCGCGCCGGCAAAATAGAAGGCCACGGCTTATGATGAGGATTTGTAGGAAAGAAAGTGGCACGCCCTAGGGGAGTCGAACCCCTCTTCCCAGAATGAAAATCTGGTGT
Encoded here:
- a CDS encoding PHA/PHB synthase family protein, with the translated sequence MVTDSKQESGGQKNGGKAGFDATDLDPYVLKDPETMAMNFARALENLGQAASAWLAPRERGEITETAIDPMADMVKTLSKVSEYWISDPRRTFEAQTQLMSSFFGIWMRSMQRMQSMSGQGEPLPPEPDTRKDKRFSDEDWQKNPFFDFLRQVYFVTSDWVEKLVSETDGLDEHTKHKAGFYVKQITAALSPSNFIPTNPQLYRETIASNGENLVRGMKMLAEDIAAGHGDLRLRQTDMTKFAVGRDMALTPGKVIAQNDICQIIQYEASTDTVLKRPLLICPPWINKFYILDLNPQKSFIKWCVDQGQTVFVISWVNPDARHAKKDWTAYAREGIDFALETIDKATGEKEVNAVGYCVGGTLLAATLALHAKEKNKRIKTATLFTTQVDFTHAGDLKVFVDEEQLAALEEHMKSAGYLDGSKMSMAFNMLRASELIWPYFVNSYLKGQEPLPFDLLFWNADSTRMAAANHAFYLRNCYLRNALTQNEMILDGKRVSLKDVKIPIYNLATREDHIAPAKSVFLGSQFFGGKVEFVVTGSGHIAGVVNPPDKKKYQFWTGGPAKGDYETWLERATETPGSWWPHWQAWIETQDGRRVAARKPGGDALNAIEEAPGSYVMERT
- a CDS encoding SHOCT domain-containing protein codes for the protein MTKNGIRRIATFNRTALICAAAAMALAGCNLTAEEKAAAAAKRAAPTAVVMPATKGEAVEGGLTKSPDGYPNFGAPLTAANVQMSDEQAAELQHQLTALAARRKAGAISEAEYQAKVAEMRRLAAEHGEQTLSEISK
- a CDS encoding LL-diaminopimelate aminotransferase, which produces MEEFHKVRRLPPYVFEQVNRLKASARAGGADIIDLGMGNPDLPTPQAIVDKLCEVVQDPRTHRYSSSKGIPGLRRAQAAYYARRFGVKLNPDTQVVATLGSKEGFANMAQAITAPGDVILCPNPTYPIHAFGFLMAGGVIRSMSVEPDESFFPPLERAVRHSIPKPLALILNYPSNPTALVATLDFYKDVIAFAKKHDIIVLSDLAYSEIYFDGAPPPSVLEVPGAMDVTVEFTSMSKTFSMPGWRMGFAVGNERLIAALTRVKSYLDYGAFTPIQVAATHALNGDGSDIAEVRNVYKRRRDVMVESFGKAGFEVPPPAATMFAWAKIPEKFRHLGSLEFSKLLVEKADVAVAPGIGFGEQGDDYVRLALVENEHRIRQAARNIKKFMSTADETMHNVISLNAHR
- a CDS encoding homoserine dehydrogenase, yielding MADALKIGIAGLGTVGASLVRIIQQKSNELAVTCGRPITITAVSARDKTRDRGIDLSGVAWFDRPEDLAEKGDIDVFVELMGGAEGAANVSVRTALQRGLHVVTANKALLAYHGVELATIAEDKGSLLNFEAAVAGGIPVIKALRESLTGNAVSRIYGIMNGTCNYILTKMEKEGLSFAECLKEAQRLGYAEADPAFDIEGNDTAHKLAILTTLAFGNRIAADDIYLEGITNISIEDIHAAAELGYRIKLLGVAQRTDTGIEQRVHPTMVPVDSVIAQVDGVTNAVAIESDVLGELLMVGPGAGGNATASSVLGDIADIAKSQPGAQRVPVLGHPAKALEPYRKAQMQSHEGGYFIRLTVLDRTGVFASVATRMAENHISLESIVQRSKQHLSPSHHQTIILVTHATMEESVRKAVASIKSEGYLFGEPQVIRIERPKEEA
- the recJ gene encoding single-stranded-DNA-specific exonuclease RecJ, with protein sequence MSDLVDPVQRAFLGVEKSALDNRWVARLDQAGQNRALAMSQLHGLPDLIARVLAGRGVAVDEAIEFLDPTIRSLMPDPHTLTDCEKAATRLMSAIERGENVAIFGDYDVDGAASSALMFRFLSHFGVKANIYIPDRIFEGYGPNPAAINQLIDNGARLIVTVDCGSTSHEALAAAVARNIDVVVIDHHQVTHELPPCHALVNPNREDDLSGQGHLCAAGVVFMVLVATLRLLRAAGNKRILALDLLQWLDIVALATVCDVVPLKGLNRAYVVKGLVAARHQSNAGLAALFRKAGLAGPVTPYHFGFLIGPRINAGGRIGDAALGSRLLTLDDAGEAEIIAQRLDELNRERQAMEAMMLQEAEAEALAEYGDGEGASVIVTAHEKWHPGIVGLIAARLKEKFKRPAFAIAFDPSGRGTGSGRSINGFDMGRMVRAAVDEGLLVKGGGHAMAAGLTVERADLGRLRTFFTEKAARTVANLVANETLKIDGAIGASGATLELIDRLEAAGPYGSGHAQPLFAVPAHRVRDARLVGEKHVKVTLEAMDGSRLDGIAFRAADTTLGNLLVNSRGASLHVAGTLGADHYQGARRIQMRVCDAAPAK